The following coding sequences lie in one Arachis hypogaea cultivar Tifrunner chromosome 9, arahy.Tifrunner.gnm2.J5K5, whole genome shotgun sequence genomic window:
- the LOC112710823 gene encoding uncharacterized protein, producing the protein MESVHQDYDHLVEHTSDSPPSSPDINDIVGAPQMNPQVGLEHQVDVPSLKEYEQLQLQINPADSEAVHDNSLHFAIGLTIPTMWVPKEVDNGFEGLRLWHSQENDLKKKNSILDHGIESKPATFVNKGGQLDESQHYMMVPGTLSNSWSDSDVKSFVLSLFIFGKNFIQIQKFLENKGMGDILSFYYGKFYKSEEYRRWTSCKNKKGRKCMQGRKFFNGWRQHELMSRLLPQVSEEFRESLQQVSKSYIEGRTSLEEYVSSLKSTVGLGMLVEAVGIGKGKEDLTRLSTEPGRNSHEFSVPNSKAWSSLEPNDIIKFLTGGFRLSKAKSNDLFWEAVWPRLLARGWHSEQPNSQGYICSKEFLVFLIPGIKKFSRRKLVKGDHYFDSVSDVLNKVVAEPNLLELEGEEAKVDSCNDEETEKGLTEDSQSDGHRHCYLKPRASINNTNPMKFTVIGTSLLHGRKSSESRDLRSIPGKPLGKIEVNSAGITCNKGDKDIKKANPIKGDLDNKKFAIFTVVDTSFPCERNLSKVRELRYPLAKLEEASKIIGIKRESDGSSSDDKSSSKIEATMVVCGKKNKKNFLKGTHDRDAAKPKAHGCKADGNANKVDKKCENPKTCLPTIKHQFCRRARSNLAAHPTKRRRLTACVKSETNRMLEKSGSFRSEKPGVSQSSCFPDANKNAGNPIGHEKNVSSISPSAEGSANGESFRNRFLVDKVISCDKVEKCESKPPLTLDASHVRPKFEDGEIIATAGLKEQLQLQKQNDMIPEEQERPSGDVEKPQSHDSLDQQPDINPRRQSTRNRPLTVRALESIANEFLHSKKRQKKKGPQETRKDPLSTCYRDLTGDQTMLHHQCSSPRK; encoded by the exons ATGGAGTCAGTTCACCAGGATTATGATCATTTGGTAGAGCATACCTCCGATAGTCCTCCGAGTTCTCCAGATATAAATGACATAGTTGGAGCCCCGCAAATGAATCCGCAAGTCGGTCTTGAACACCAGGTGGACGTTCCTTccttgaaagaatatgaacagcTTCAACTTCAAATAAATCCTGCTGATTCAGAAGCTGTGCATGATAATTCACTTCATTTTGCTATTGGTTTAACCATCCCAACCATGTGGGTGCCTAAGGAAGTGGATAATGGTTTTGAAGGGCTGCGTCTGTGGCATAGTCAAGAGAATGACTTGAAGAAGAAAAACAGTATACTAGATCATGGAATAGAATCCAAACCAGCCACTTTTGTCAACAAGGGAGGTCAATTGGATGAAAGCCAACATTACATGATGGTCCCTGGAACATTGAGTAACTCCTGGAGTGATTCTGATGTTAAGAGTTTTGtccttagtttatttatttttgggaaGAATTTTATACAGATACAAAAGTTCTTGGAGAACAAAGGCATGGGAGATATACTATCATTTTACTATGGCAAGTTTTATAAGTCTGAAGAATACCGTAGATGGACTTCCTGCAAGAACAAGAAAGGAAGAAAATGTATGCAAGGACGGAAATTTTTTAATGGATGGAGGCAACATGAACTAATGTCTCGCTTGCTTCCTCAGGTCTCAGAGGAATTTCGAGAAAGCTTGCAACAG GTTTCTAAGTCATATATTGAGGGGAGAACTTCTCTAGAAGAATATGTATCATCTTTGAAATCTACCGTGGGACTTGGCATGCTTGTGGAAGCTGTAGGCATTGGCAAGGGGAAGGAAGACCTTACAAGGCTTTCTACGGAACCTGGGAGGAACAGCCATGAGTTTTCAGTACCAAATAGCAAAGCTTGGTCTTCTCTTGAACCCAATGATATAATAAAGTTTTTGACCGGAGGATTCCGACTGAGCAAAGCGAAAAGTAATGATCTTTTCTGGGAAGCTGTTTGGCCCCGCTTACTGGCAAGAGGCTGGCACTCTGAGCAACCGAATAGTCAAGGATACATCTGCTCTAAAGAGTTTTTAGTTTTTCTCATCCCTGGTATTAAGAAATTTTCGAGGAGAAAACTTGTGAAAGGTGATCATTACTTTGATTCTGTCAGTGATGTGTTGAACAAAGTTGTAGCTGAGCCGAAtcttcttgagcttgaaggcGAAGAAGCTAAAGTTGATAGCTGCAATGATGAAGAGACTGAAAAGGGATTGACTGAGGATTCTCAATCTGATGGTCATCGCCACTGTTACCTCAAACCTCGTGCTTCTATCAATAATACCAATCCTATGAAGTTTACAGTTATTGGTACCAGTTTGTTGCATGGCAGGAAGTCATCTGAATCTAGGGATTTGAGGTCTATACCTGGTAAACCATTGGGAAAAATTGAGGTAAATTCTGCTGGCATAACATGTAATAAAGGGGACAAAGATATCAAAAAGGCTAACCCCATTAAGGGTGACCTTGACAACAAAAAGTTTGCAATATTCACCGTTGTTGATACTAGTTTTCCTTGTGAAAGAAATTTATCAAAGGTGAGAGAATTAAGATATCCACTAGCTAAACTGGAAGAAGCTTCGAAGATAATTGGAATTAAAAGAGAAAGTGATGGGAGTTCCTCAGATGACAAATCTTCAAGCAAGATAGAAGCTACTATGGTTGTATGTGggaaaaagaataagaagaattttCTGAAAGGCACGCACGATAGAGATGCTGCTAAACCGAAAGCACATGGTTGTAAAGCAGATGGTAATGCAAACAAGGTGGATAAGAAATGTGAAAATCCGAAGACATGTTTGCCTACCATAAAACATCAATTCTGTCGGAGAGCGAGATCAAATCTTGCAGCTCATCCCACCAAACGGCGAAGACTAACTGCTTGTGTTAAATCTGAAACAAACCGCATGCTTGAGAAGTCAGGGAGCTTTAGATCAGAAAAACCCGGTGTCTCCCAGTCATCCTGTTTTCCCGATGCCAACAAGAATGCTGGCAATCCAATTGGACATGAGAAGAATGTAAGTTCGATTTCTCCTTCAGCTGAAGGAAGTGCTAATGGAGAAAGCTTCCGAAATAGATTCCTCGTTGACAAGGTCATTTCTTGTGATAAAGTTGAGAAATGTGAATCAAAGCCACCGCTCACTTTAGATGCATCTCATGTTCGGCCGAAGTTTGAAGATGGTGAAATAATTGCAACTGCAGGGCTCAAGGAGCAACTGCAACTGCAAAAGCAAAATGATATGATTCCTGAAGAGCAGGAAAGACCCTCGGGTGATGTTGAGAAGCCTCAAAGCCATGATTCTTTGGATCAGCAGCCTGACATAAATCCCAGGAGACAAAGTACTAGAAACCGGCCATTGACTGTTCGAGCGTTGGAATCCATAGCAAATGAGTTCTTGCATTCTAAGAAGAGGCAGAAAAAGAAAGGCCCCCAAGAAACACGGAAAGATCCATTGAGTACTTGCTACAGGGATCTTACCGGAGACCAAACAATGTTGCATCATCAGTGTTCAAGTCCAAGAAAATAA